In Arachis stenosperma cultivar V10309 chromosome 1, arast.V10309.gnm1.PFL2, whole genome shotgun sequence, one DNA window encodes the following:
- the LOC130982350 gene encoding uncharacterized protein LOC130982350: MTADDAMQSDDLIQGQCYVKDRFLTVLYDSGASHSFISLTVASELGLDFSELNFDLIIHTPASQNALTSLACLQVPFTIRNRTFIHDLICLPLCGLEIILGLDWLSKYHVFLDCYERIVVIPSDSLDIKPFLSHTLYLNFVRVTLDGSDYEGYVLLAASSNDSELSLERIQVVKEFPDVFPDDIPEFPPRREIEFSIELVLGTRSISITPYQMSPLELEESKKQLDELLGKKFIHPSASPWGAPVLLVKKKDGGMRLCVDYDS; the protein is encoded by the coding sequence ATGACTGCTGATGATGCTATGCAATCAGACGACCTGATCCAAGGTCAGTGTTATGTTAAAGATAGATTTCTAACTGTACTATATGACTCGGGTGCATCGCattcctttatttctttaacTGTTGCTAGTGAGTTGGGACTAGATTTCTCTGAGTTGAACTTTGATCTAATTATCCATACACCTGCATCCCAAAATGCTTTGACCAGTTTAGCATGCCTGCAAGTACCATTCACCATTAGGAATAGGACTTTTATACATGATCTAATCTGTTTGCCTCTATGtggtttagaaattattttaggattagattGGTTATCTAAGTATCATGTTTTCCTTGATTGCTATGAGAGAATTGTTGTTATTCCATCTGATAGTTTAGATATTAAACCATTTTTGTCTCATACTTTATATCTGAATTTCGTAAGAGTTACCTTAGACGGGAGTGATTATGAGGGATACGTTCTGTTAGCGGCTAGCTCAAATGACAGTGAACTAAGTTTAGAACGAATTCAAGTGGTGAAGGAATTTCCTGATGTTTTCCCAGACGACATACCTGAGTTTCCTCCTCGGCGAGAGATAGAATTCAGCATTGAACTTGTACTTGGAACCAGATCGATTTCCATAACACCGTACCAGATGTCACCATTGGAACTTGAAGAATCAAAGAAGCAGTTGGATGAGCTACTTGGAAAGAAATTTATTCATCCCAGTGCATCACCTTGGGGAGCTCCAGTATTGCtagtaaagaagaaggatggtgGAATGAGACTTTGTGTAGATTACGACAGCTAA